A region of the Denitrificimonas caeni genome:
TGGACGAGAACAAGAAAAAAGCTTTATCAGCTGCGCTTGGTCAAATTGAGCGTCAGTTTGGTAAGGGTGCAGTTATGCGCATGGGTGATCATGAGCGTGTTGCTATCCCCGCGATCTCTACCGGCTCATTAGGTCTTGATATTGCGCTTGGTATAGGTGGTTTACCCAAAGGTCGCATTGTTGAGATTTATGGCCCAGAGTCTTCTGGTAAAACAACGCTAACTTTAGAAGTGATTGCGCAAGCACAAAAAGCCGGCGCAACCTGTGCTTTTATTGATGCTGAGCATGCCCTGGACCCAGAGTATGCGGGCAAGCTTGGGGTGAAAATCGACGATCTGTACGTGTCACAACCAGATACGGGTGAGCAAGCTTTAGAAATTGCCGACATGCTGGTGCGCTCTAATGCCATGGATGTGATTGTTATTGACTCTGTAGCAGCGCTGGTGCCCAAAGCCGAGATTGAAGGCGATATGGGTGATACCCACGTTGGTTTGCAGGCACGACTCATGAGTCAAGCACTACGTAAAATCACTGGTAATATCAAAAACGCGAACTGTTTAGTCATCTTTATTAACCAGATTCGCATGAAGATTGGCGTGATGTTTGGTAGCCCAGAAACGACCACCGGTGGTAATGCGCTGAAGTTTTACTCATCTGTGCGTTTAGATATTCGCCGTATTGGTGCAGTCAAAGAAGGCGACGAGATTGTCGGTAATGAAACTCGCGTTAAAGTGGTAAAAAACAAAGTGGCTGCGCCGTTCCGCCAAGCAGAGTTCCAGATTTTGTATGGCAAAGGTATTTACCGTAACGGTGAAATTATTGATTTAGGTGTGCAGCAAGGTTTGATTGAAAAAGCTGGCGCTTGGTACAGCCATAAAGGTGTACGCATGGGGCAAGGTAAAGCCAATTCGGCGCGATATTTGGAAGAGAATCCAGAAATATGCCAGGCTATTGAGCAGCAAATTCGTGAGCAATTGCTGGCGCCAACCACGCCAAGTAATAAGCCTGAAGCAGCGCCTGAGTTGGAAGTGGCTGAGGATGCTAAAAAGTAACTCAGTCAATGGGTGAGTAAGTTGGATAGAACGGCATGCTGCAACGCGCACATGCCGTTTTTTTATGAGGCTAATATGCTAGATACTCCTGTTTCTATTCGCCGTGCCGCAATGAATTTATTGGCGCGCCGTGAGCATGGGCATGTTGAGTTGGCGCGCAAATTACTTTTGCGTGGCGCTGATGCCGATATGATTGAAGTAGAATTACAGCGTCTGACCGAAGATGGTTTGTTATCTGAGCAGCGCTACTTGGAAAGCTATATCCGCAGTCGTGCCAATGCAGGGCGCGGGCCGATGCGTATCCGTGAAGAGTTGACGCAGCGTGGCTTACAGCGCGGTGATGTTGAGCAGGCGTTAAATGCTGCGGATATTGACTGGGATGAAAACATGCGCGAGCTGTGGCAACGGCGTTTCGCTGGGCAAGTCGTTGATTTAAAAGATAAGGCCAAACAGAGTCGTTTTTTAGCGCAGCGAGGTTATGAGGCGGATGCTGTTCGACGCTTATTGGATAAGCAGGGCTGGACAAATGCTCAAGAATTTTCCGACTAGACAGTTTTAGCTAAAGAGGTGTTGATTAATTCAGTCCTTGCAAAGAGTGGCGCAGCAATTATAACGGGGCTCGACCCTGTGCGCAGGTGGCGACAGAGTCGATTGTAGGCTTTGTTCTTTGTTAGCCCCGTTTTGCTCGTCTTAGGTGAGCTTAAGCGCGTAGCGTGCTGCTGATCACTTCCAGGGCTTGCTCAATGGCAATGTGCTGGCTGTCCGTGTCGCGGCGGCCTTTGTACTCTAAGGTGCCTTCTTTGAGGCTGCGCTCACTGATGACCACGCGTTGTGGGATACCGATCAGCTCCATATCAGCAAACTTTACCCCTGGGCTGGTTTTTTTGTCGCGGTCATCGAGTAGAACGCTAAAACCTGCAGCAGTCAGTTGCTCGTAGAGTTTGTCAGTGGCTTCTTTGACTTCAGCTTTTTCATACTTCATGGGCACAATGGCGACATCAAATGGCGCTAATGCTGCCGGCCAGATAATACCGCGTGCGTCGTGGTTTTGTTCAATAGCAGCAGCTACGACACGCGATACGCCAATACCATAGCAGCCCATGGTTAGCGTGGCCGGTTTGCCGTCCTCGCCCATGACCGTGCAGTTCATCGACTCGCTGTATTTGGTGCCAAGCTGGAAAATATGCCCCACTTCAATGCCGCGTTTGATTTCCAGTACGCCTTGCCCGTCTGGACTTGGATCGCCAGCCACTACGTTACGCAAATCTGCCACTTCTGGCAGCGCTAAATCACGCTCCCAGTTTAAGCCAAACCAATGTTTATCTTCTTGGTTAGCGCCGGCAGCAAAGTCGCTCATGAAGGCAACCGAGCGGTCAATAATGCAGGGAATGTTTAAGTCTTTTGGGCCTAAAGAACCAGGGTAAGCGCCGCAGGCGTCGAAGATTTCCGCATCACCAGCAAACTCTAGAGGACTAGCTACTGCAGGATGGTTGGCCGCTTTAATTTCATTCAGAGTGTGGTCGCCGCGCACAATTAAGGCAACTAGAGTGTTTTCTTTAGCGCCACGGACAATCAAGGTTTTGATGGTTTTCTCGACGGCAATGGAAAACTGCTCAGCCAATTGCTCAATGGTCTTGGTGTTAGGAGTGTCGACGAGACGCAGCGCTGCAGTGGCTGCGCCGCGCTCACGCTCGCGGGGTATGGCTTCGGCTTTTTCAATATTAGCGGCGTAGTTAGAAACAGTGCTGAAGGCTATGTCATCTTCTCCAGATTCAGCTAGAACATGAAACTCATGGGAGCCTGTACCGCCAATTGAGCCGGTATCTGCCTCTACAGGGCGGAAGTTTAACCCCAGACGAGTAAAAATATTGGTGTAAGCCTGATGCATACGGTCGTAGGTTTCTTGCAGCGATGCTTGGCTGGTGTGGAAGGAATAGGCATCTTTCATGATAAATTCGCGGCCGCGCATTAAACCAAAACGAGGGCGGATTTCATCACGGAATTTAGTCTGAATTTGGTAAAAGTTAATCGGTAGTTGGCGATAGCTGCTTAGCTCATTGCGCGCTAAGTCAGTGATGACTTCTTCG
Encoded here:
- the recA gene encoding recombinase RecA; its protein translation is MDENKKKALSAALGQIERQFGKGAVMRMGDHERVAIPAISTGSLGLDIALGIGGLPKGRIVEIYGPESSGKTTLTLEVIAQAQKAGATCAFIDAEHALDPEYAGKLGVKIDDLYVSQPDTGEQALEIADMLVRSNAMDVIVIDSVAALVPKAEIEGDMGDTHVGLQARLMSQALRKITGNIKNANCLVIFINQIRMKIGVMFGSPETTTGGNALKFYSSVRLDIRRIGAVKEGDEIVGNETRVKVVKNKVAAPFRQAEFQILYGKGIYRNGEIIDLGVQQGLIEKAGAWYSHKGVRMGQGKANSARYLEENPEICQAIEQQIREQLLAPTTPSNKPEAAPELEVAEDAKK
- the recX gene encoding recombination regulator RecX — encoded protein: MLDTPVSIRRAAMNLLARREHGHVELARKLLLRGADADMIEVELQRLTEDGLLSEQRYLESYIRSRANAGRGPMRIREELTQRGLQRGDVEQALNAADIDWDENMRELWQRRFAGQVVDLKDKAKQSRFLAQRGYEADAVRRLLDKQGWTNAQEFSD
- a CDS encoding proline--tRNA ligase, which translates into the protein MRTSQYLLSTLKETPADAVVISHQLMLRAGMIRRLASGLYTWLPLGLRVLRKAEAVVREEMNAAGALEVLMPAIQPAELWQESGRWEEYGPELLRLKDRHQREFCVGPTHEEVITDLARNELSSYRQLPINFYQIQTKFRDEIRPRFGLMRGREFIMKDAYSFHTSQASLQETYDRMHQAYTNIFTRLGLNFRPVEADTGSIGGTGSHEFHVLAESGEDDIAFSTVSNYAANIEKAEAIPRERERGAATAALRLVDTPNTKTIEQLAEQFSIAVEKTIKTLIVRGAKENTLVALIVRGDHTLNEIKAANHPAVASPLEFAGDAEIFDACGAYPGSLGPKDLNIPCIIDRSVAFMSDFAAGANQEDKHWFGLNWERDLALPEVADLRNVVAGDPSPDGQGVLEIKRGIEVGHIFQLGTKYSESMNCTVMGEDGKPATLTMGCYGIGVSRVVAAAIEQNHDARGIIWPAALAPFDVAIVPMKYEKAEVKEATDKLYEQLTAAGFSVLLDDRDKKTSPGVKFADMELIGIPQRVVISERSLKEGTLEYKGRRDTDSQHIAIEQALEVISSTLRA